From a region of the Roseivirga sp. 4D4 genome:
- a CDS encoding ABC transporter permease, translating into MIHPDWDTIIEPKSATFDLKIKEIRRYKDLLLLFVRRDLVAQYKQTILGPLWYFIQPILTTLTFTVIFGNVAGLSTDGLPKVLFYLAGVTSWRYFSDSLTKTSETFTKNAQIFGKVYFPRAIMPISTTITNLVTYGVQLVLFFGFYAYFVFVEGFELRIQKELFLFPLLVLIMMLLGLGFGFILSALTTKYRDLKFLITFGVQLLMYGTPVIYPLSSIPEQYKVFILANPMTPIIETFRFIFLGSGQLSYLYLGYATVFALALFILGLAIFNRTEKNFMDTV; encoded by the coding sequence TTGATTCACCCCGATTGGGATACGATAATTGAGCCGAAATCGGCAACCTTCGATCTAAAGATAAAGGAGATCAGAAGGTATAAAGATCTGCTATTGTTATTCGTTAGAAGAGATCTTGTGGCTCAATATAAGCAGACCATACTTGGTCCTCTTTGGTATTTTATTCAGCCAATTCTCACCACCCTCACATTTACTGTGATTTTTGGTAATGTGGCAGGGCTTTCTACAGATGGATTGCCCAAAGTGTTATTTTACCTCGCTGGAGTGACTTCGTGGAGGTACTTTTCTGACTCTCTTACCAAAACCTCTGAGACCTTTACGAAAAATGCTCAAATTTTTGGTAAAGTTTATTTCCCACGGGCCATAATGCCAATTTCTACTACCATCACTAACCTTGTGACATACGGTGTTCAGTTGGTACTCTTTTTTGGTTTCTACGCTTATTTTGTTTTCGTAGAAGGTTTCGAGTTAAGGATACAAAAAGAACTGTTTCTATTTCCTTTGCTTGTTTTGATTATGATGCTTTTGGGTTTGGGCTTTGGTTTCATCCTTTCAGCGCTTACCACAAAGTATCGCGATCTTAAGTTTTTAATCACTTTTGGAGTTCAACTTCTTATGTATGGGACTCCGGTAATTTATCCTCTCTCCAGCATTCCAGAGCAGTATAAAGTTTTTATACTGGCCAACCCTATGACACCTATTATTGAGACTTTTCGGTTTATCTTTTTGGGCTCAGGGCAACTCAGTTACCTATATTTAGGCTATGCTACAGTATTTGCTCTTGCCTTATTTATTTTGGGTTTGGCCATCTTCAATCGAACCGAAAAGAACTTTATGGATACTGTATGA
- a CDS encoding polysaccharide biosynthesis tyrosine autokinase yields MASEFDSLDDFQSGPSSGSSQAIDPILILIKVVRNWPLILISILLGLLIMFTYHRYTTERFSVRGSILIPETNPNIASNFLQDFIGGGFAANFLNELEVLRSEGITRAAIDSLDFDIEYFSKGRIKSIEEYNTLPFEIIKTENHSQLYNREFLITFYDNNQFRLTLANDDGHEESTLYPPNSLIETDGYSFSMFFNKSSSLTGKSYTFRFRDKESLVKEWNKRLNVTFLREFTTIAVLKLTHSEPRKGARFINEIMSAYRDQELDRKNELADKTIDYINRELNVLDDTLSLYEGQLDKVKVQEKTLTLDNIGDKVLAKLTRLEGEREIAKASLRSLSENLEFLNDTANYQKVFIPISVTQNTNLNSYISRLQQLLIEKNDLLENLSPINELVKAKDFEITSLVNLIRNTAEIQINDLRSEIEILDAEILRSNADFKNYPEKQRRLSDIQRIYDVYVRMYSFFSEKRAESGISKASNEANAQVVDLATGNVGSIFPNKPFNYVLGAGLGLAIPLVFLVIRELLNDKIEFRKQIEKYTQIPIIGMIGHNKYDGNLTILEHPKSIMSESFRAIRSNMAFFGREKAIKTILVTSNASGEGKSFCSLNLASMLALSGKKTVLIGLDLRKPKLFNDFGLTNDFGVSNYLAGFVSREKIIQATDYENLDLIAAGPVPPNPAELLISDQLRDLIAYLKESYDHVVIDTPPVGIVADTFNLTSLADLNIFVVRQNYTAKQVFPFLNDITNKDLVKNATLLLNDFKVNRGYGYGYGYGYGYGYGYGYGYGYGSYGSGYYSDEEKLNEKRSLFKFFKN; encoded by the coding sequence ATGGCAAGCGAATTTGATTCTTTAGATGATTTCCAAAGTGGGCCTAGTTCAGGTTCCAGTCAAGCCATCGACCCAATATTGATTCTGATCAAAGTAGTTCGAAATTGGCCATTAATACTCATTTCGATTCTGCTGGGTTTACTTATAATGTTCACCTACCACAGGTACACCACTGAGCGATTTTCTGTCAGAGGTTCAATCTTAATTCCAGAGACTAATCCTAATATAGCATCTAACTTTCTGCAAGATTTCATTGGTGGTGGTTTCGCGGCTAATTTTTTAAATGAGTTGGAGGTTTTGAGAAGTGAGGGGATCACAAGGGCGGCAATAGACTCATTAGATTTTGATATCGAGTACTTTTCTAAGGGCCGAATTAAGTCAATAGAAGAGTACAATACATTGCCTTTTGAAATAATCAAGACTGAAAACCACAGTCAGCTATATAATCGCGAGTTTCTTATCACTTTTTATGACAATAATCAATTTAGGTTGACACTTGCTAATGATGATGGACATGAAGAAAGTACCTTGTATCCGCCAAATAGTCTGATAGAAACTGATGGCTACAGTTTTTCTATGTTTTTTAATAAGTCTAGTTCTTTGACAGGTAAGAGTTATACATTTCGGTTTCGCGATAAAGAAAGCCTAGTCAAGGAGTGGAATAAGAGGTTAAATGTGACCTTTTTGAGAGAGTTTACCACCATTGCCGTCCTAAAATTAACTCATAGTGAACCTAGAAAAGGAGCAAGGTTTATTAATGAGATTATGAGTGCTTATCGAGATCAGGAATTAGACAGGAAGAATGAGTTGGCTGATAAGACGATAGATTATATCAATCGTGAGCTCAACGTTTTGGATGACACGCTGTCCCTTTATGAGGGTCAATTAGATAAGGTGAAAGTTCAGGAGAAAACTTTGACTTTAGATAACATCGGTGACAAAGTCTTAGCCAAATTAACTCGACTTGAAGGAGAGAGAGAAATTGCCAAGGCTTCCTTAAGGTCTTTATCAGAAAACTTGGAGTTTTTGAATGATACTGCCAATTATCAAAAAGTCTTCATACCGATTTCTGTAACACAAAACACAAATTTGAACAGTTATATCAGTAGACTACAGCAGCTTCTAATTGAGAAAAACGACTTGCTAGAAAACTTGTCTCCAATTAATGAGTTGGTAAAGGCCAAGGACTTTGAGATTACAAGTTTAGTTAATTTGATAAGAAATACCGCTGAGATACAGATCAATGATCTTAGGAGTGAAATTGAAATTTTAGATGCCGAGATTCTCAGATCAAATGCGGATTTCAAGAACTACCCCGAAAAGCAACGCAGACTCAGTGATATTCAGAGAATTTATGATGTCTATGTGCGTATGTATAGTTTCTTTAGTGAGAAAAGAGCAGAGTCCGGTATTTCAAAAGCAAGTAATGAGGCCAATGCCCAAGTGGTGGATTTAGCGACCGGTAATGTAGGTTCAATATTCCCAAATAAACCTTTTAATTATGTTCTAGGAGCTGGTCTAGGTTTGGCCATTCCATTAGTCTTTTTGGTCATAAGAGAATTGTTGAATGATAAGATAGAATTCCGAAAACAAATAGAGAAGTATACTCAAATTCCAATAATCGGAATGATAGGACATAATAAATACGATGGAAATTTGACAATTTTAGAACACCCAAAATCAATCATGTCGGAGTCTTTTAGGGCAATCAGGTCAAATATGGCCTTCTTTGGCCGCGAGAAGGCTATAAAGACAATTCTAGTTACCTCAAATGCATCAGGGGAAGGTAAATCCTTCTGTTCTCTGAATCTTGCCTCGATGCTCGCTTTATCTGGTAAGAAGACCGTTTTAATAGGCCTAGATCTAAGGAAGCCTAAGTTATTCAATGACTTTGGCCTTACGAATGATTTTGGGGTCTCGAACTATTTGGCTGGTTTCGTTAGTAGAGAAAAAATTATTCAGGCCACTGATTACGAGAATCTTGATTTAATAGCTGCGGGGCCGGTACCTCCGAATCCTGCTGAACTCCTAATTTCAGATCAACTCAGGGATTTGATAGCATATTTGAAAGAAAGTTATGATCATGTGGTGATAGATACTCCACCTGTAGGTATAGTGGCTGATACTTTTAACCTTACTTCCTTGGCAGACCTAAATATTTTTGTTGTCAGACAGAATTACACAGCTAAGCAGGTATTCCCCTTTTTAAATGATATTACCAATAAAGATCTAGTTAAGAATGCAACTTTACTTTTAAATGATTTCAAGGTCAATAGAGGCTATGGCTATGGTTATGGTTACGGCTATGGTTATGGTTACGGCTATGGCTATGGTTACGGCTACGGTAGCTACGGCTCGGGGTATTACTCTGATGAAGAGAAATTGAACGAAAAACGTTCACTATTTAAATTTTTCAAAAATTGA
- a CDS encoding polysaccharide biosynthesis/export family protein, whose translation MTKKKSELKLVVGFLFILFLASGCIPNEKVLYLQNKELNPKLVNDSLIALKRIDYRLQPNDILLINFYSGVEEAVEKYYPIFARPNSGINAQGNNGAGAGGGLDPYLTGYNVDKEGNIEINALGRVKASGLTTSELKYEIERQIREKDGVTDILVGVKLSGIPYTIYGEVNGVGPNLIRQYEVNLLEAIAASGDLTINADRSHVSILRQYPEGIRIHEIDVTGREFINTEYFFIQPDDIIYVPPLKIRELGTGETALQTFATIISVISGTAVIIGVLTR comes from the coding sequence ATGACAAAGAAAAAATCTGAACTAAAATTAGTAGTCGGTTTCCTATTTATCCTTTTTCTAGCAAGTGGCTGTATTCCTAATGAAAAAGTGCTATACCTTCAGAATAAAGAATTAAACCCAAAATTAGTGAACGATTCATTAATCGCACTTAAAAGAATAGACTATAGGTTGCAACCAAATGATATTTTATTGATCAACTTTTATAGTGGCGTTGAAGAGGCTGTTGAAAAGTACTACCCAATTTTTGCTCGCCCAAACTCAGGTATAAATGCTCAGGGCAATAATGGAGCAGGAGCAGGAGGAGGTCTCGATCCTTATTTAACAGGTTATAATGTAGATAAGGAAGGTAATATTGAAATTAACGCTCTTGGCAGGGTTAAAGCCTCAGGATTGACTACTTCAGAATTGAAATATGAAATTGAGCGACAAATAAGAGAAAAAGATGGTGTTACAGATATTTTAGTGGGTGTAAAGTTGAGCGGTATTCCTTATACGATTTATGGAGAGGTAAATGGTGTTGGACCAAACCTGATTCGGCAGTATGAAGTGAATCTTCTTGAAGCTATCGCGGCTTCCGGAGACCTTACAATTAATGCAGATAGAAGTCATGTGAGTATCCTACGCCAATATCCAGAAGGGATTAGAATTCATGAGATTGATGTGACTGGAAGAGAGTTTATTAATACAGAATACTTTTTCATTCAACCCGATGATATTATCTATGTACCACCCCTGAAAATAAGAGAGTTAGGGACTGGAGAGACAGCACTCCAGACTTTCGCGACTATCATTAGTGTGATATCAGGTACTGCTGTTATCATTGGAGTCTTGACGCGATAA
- a CDS encoding penicillin acylase family protein, which translates to MKQFKFILSLVLTIAIFYGMDNKFGSIPPIGKFLNPYTGVWQNETSTEGFQDLQNLEGLSQPVNVHYDQALIPHVFAQNDRDLYRAQGYITAQHRLWQLEFQTHASAGRLSEIVGSAALDFDRGQRRKGMVFGAENALKTMQEFPELVKNLEAYRDGVNSYIENLSPADYPLEYKLLDYQPEPWTLKKTALLLMYMTDMLAGGESDLEYTNFLKKYGQERFDLFFPDFYDVNDPVIPSERNWEDFGEVEVPEVPEGELPKEYVSGLLPKPHPDNGSNNWAVGPDKSYSGNPILANDPHLGLNLPSIWYAMQLATPEKNTFGVTLPGAAGIVIGFNNDISWGVTNATRDVKDWYKINFEDESRDRYRHRDAWANTDKKIEEIIVRGGETYYDTVVYTHHGPVTYDASFSGNKELIGYAMKWAGHLGGNNQQTLLELNKAKNYDEYKSALKHFVAPAQNFIFSSREGDIALWVQGKFPNKWKGQGKFLLDGNNPDHDWRAFIPQEHNAHIKNPKRGFVSSANQHPTDASYPYYVFNDGYEAYRNRVINDFFRSREKFDVQDFKDLHNNNYNLKAAELLPHMIANIDITQLSPEEEKLFGEVSSWNYYNDIDKNGATIWERWWIRIRNMVWDELAEDDVDMPYPFAYQTIYLLKNNPEDKFMDIMETDKVETANDLFLLSFKEAAKDIKNWKENNEGFNWGDYKSTYVGHILQALPAFSRFNLPIGGNSGIVNATSRNHGPSWRMIVEMSDPPKALGIYPGGQSGNPGSKYYDNFVDTWANGEYLEILFMQDESNTSGIMFSQTLTPKQ; encoded by the coding sequence ATGAAGCAATTTAAATTCATATTATCCTTAGTGTTGACTATTGCCATTTTCTATGGCATGGACAACAAGTTTGGATCCATCCCTCCTATCGGTAAATTCCTAAATCCTTATACTGGGGTTTGGCAAAATGAGACATCAACTGAGGGCTTTCAAGACCTACAAAATCTTGAAGGGCTTTCTCAGCCTGTTAATGTTCATTATGATCAAGCACTTATTCCTCACGTATTTGCTCAAAATGATCGGGACCTCTATCGGGCTCAAGGATATATAACGGCACAGCACAGACTCTGGCAATTGGAGTTTCAAACACATGCTTCAGCTGGGCGCTTATCTGAGATTGTAGGCAGTGCTGCTTTGGATTTTGATCGTGGGCAACGAAGAAAAGGGATGGTTTTCGGTGCTGAAAATGCCCTCAAAACGATGCAAGAGTTTCCAGAGCTAGTCAAAAACCTTGAAGCTTATAGAGATGGAGTCAATAGCTATATAGAAAACCTCTCTCCTGCCGACTACCCACTTGAATACAAGCTACTGGACTACCAGCCTGAACCATGGACATTGAAGAAGACGGCCTTACTGCTTATGTATATGACAGACATGTTGGCTGGGGGTGAATCTGATTTGGAATACACCAATTTTCTTAAGAAGTACGGTCAAGAAAGGTTTGACCTATTCTTTCCAGACTTTTATGATGTCAATGATCCTGTGATACCCTCTGAAAGAAATTGGGAGGATTTTGGGGAAGTTGAAGTGCCTGAAGTACCAGAGGGTGAGCTACCAAAAGAATATGTCTCTGGCCTGTTACCCAAACCACATCCTGACAATGGAAGCAATAACTGGGCGGTTGGACCAGACAAATCGTATTCTGGCAATCCCATCTTGGCCAATGATCCTCATTTGGGACTCAACCTTCCATCCATCTGGTATGCCATGCAACTCGCGACACCAGAAAAAAACACCTTCGGAGTAACTCTTCCTGGAGCGGCAGGCATAGTCATTGGGTTTAACAACGACATCTCTTGGGGGGTAACCAATGCTACTCGTGATGTAAAAGATTGGTACAAAATCAATTTTGAAGACGAATCAAGAGACAGATATCGACACCGAGATGCTTGGGCAAATACGGATAAAAAGATTGAGGAAATCATAGTGCGAGGCGGAGAAACTTATTACGATACAGTTGTTTATACACATCATGGCCCAGTGACTTATGATGCCAGCTTTTCTGGAAATAAAGAGCTGATCGGTTATGCCATGAAATGGGCGGGGCATCTTGGCGGTAATAATCAGCAGACACTGCTTGAACTAAATAAAGCCAAGAATTATGACGAGTATAAGTCGGCACTTAAGCATTTCGTTGCGCCAGCGCAGAATTTCATTTTCTCATCTCGAGAAGGAGATATAGCACTTTGGGTTCAAGGTAAATTCCCCAACAAGTGGAAAGGTCAAGGGAAATTTCTATTAGACGGGAACAATCCCGATCATGACTGGAGAGCCTTTATCCCCCAAGAACACAATGCGCATATCAAAAACCCTAAGAGAGGCTTTGTCAGCTCTGCCAATCAGCATCCCACTGATGCTTCATACCCTTATTATGTTTTCAATGATGGATATGAGGCTTATAGAAATCGAGTAATCAATGACTTTTTCAGGTCAAGAGAAAAGTTTGACGTGCAAGACTTCAAGGACCTTCACAACAACAATTACAATTTGAAGGCAGCCGAACTATTGCCACATATGATAGCAAACATTGACATCACTCAACTCAGCCCTGAGGAAGAAAAGCTATTCGGTGAAGTATCTAGCTGGAACTATTACAATGACATTGACAAAAATGGCGCGACAATTTGGGAACGCTGGTGGATAAGAATCAGAAATATGGTCTGGGATGAGCTCGCAGAAGATGATGTCGACATGCCCTACCCCTTTGCCTATCAAACCATTTATTTGCTGAAGAACAACCCTGAGGATAAGTTTATGGACATTATGGAAACGGATAAAGTTGAAACTGCAAACGATCTTTTCCTTTTAAGTTTTAAAGAAGCTGCCAAAGACATTAAGAACTGGAAAGAAAATAATGAAGGTTTTAACTGGGGTGACTACAAGTCTACTTATGTAGGTCATATTCTTCAGGCCTTACCGGCATTCTCAAGGTTCAATTTACCAATTGGAGGGAACAGTGGAATTGTCAATGCGACAAGTCGAAATCATGGGCCCTCCTGGCGAATGATAGTCGAGATGTCAGACCCACCAAAAGCTCTAGGCATATACCCTGGTGGGCAATCGGGCAACCCTGGCAGTAAATACTATGACAATTTTGTCGACACATGGGCCAATGGAGAGTATTTGGAAATTCTCTTCATGCAAGACGAGTCTAATACGAGTGGAATCATGTTCTCACAAACTTTAACACCGAAACAATGA
- a CDS encoding KdsC family phosphatase, with product MKDISPEILEKAKRIKLIIFDVDGVLTDGGIIYDNAGQEYKRFNVKDGQIIKYLREFNILTGVITGRDSQVVRNRCNELKIDFHHHGIENKVDVFKKVLDEFKLSKDEVAYVGDDINDLPILVNCGLSTTPADGHNAVKKYVDHITKVEGGKGVLRELADLVLYSQGYYDQIINDLTSNGDF from the coding sequence ATGAAGGACATCTCGCCTGAAATTCTTGAAAAGGCAAAGCGAATTAAGCTAATCATCTTTGATGTTGATGGTGTACTGACAGATGGGGGTATTATCTATGATAATGCTGGTCAGGAGTACAAAAGGTTCAATGTAAAGGACGGACAAATCATCAAGTACCTGAGAGAATTCAATATCCTCACAGGAGTAATCACTGGCCGTGATTCACAAGTGGTCAGAAATCGATGTAATGAACTCAAGATTGATTTCCATCATCATGGAATCGAAAACAAGGTTGACGTATTCAAGAAAGTACTTGACGAGTTCAAGTTGTCAAAGGATGAGGTGGCCTATGTTGGTGACGACATCAACGATCTACCAATCTTAGTTAACTGTGGATTAAGTACCACACCAGCCGATGGTCATAATGCAGTAAAGAAATATGTTGATCATATCACAAAAGTGGAGGGCGGTAAAGGAGTCTTAAGAGAATTGGCGGACCTTGTGCTCTACAGTCAAGGCTATTATGATCAAATAATCAATGACTTAACAAGCAATGGAGATTTTTAA
- the kdsA gene encoding 3-deoxy-8-phosphooctulonate synthase yields MEIFKEGFQITDKISLGKGKMVLFSGPCAIESYDVCARVAESLKETCERLDIQYIFKASFDKANRTSVNSYRSVGLDEGLSVLDRIRREFDLPIVTDIHEPNQAKPVSDVAQALQIPAYLCRQTDLLVAAGETGKTVKIKRGQFMAPEDMQYAVNKVKSTGNDKVCLTERGASFGYHNLVVDMRALPTMRQYAPVIFDVTHSVQQPGGAGGSSGGQKEFAPYLARAAGAAGVDGFFIETHPDPKVALSDGPNMIPLHKMNDFLTMSMQAFELGQKAQNSVE; encoded by the coding sequence ATGGAGATTTTTAAGGAAGGCTTTCAGATAACAGACAAAATATCACTTGGCAAAGGTAAAATGGTCTTGTTCTCAGGGCCATGCGCAATCGAGAGTTATGACGTATGCGCAAGGGTTGCGGAAAGCCTTAAAGAAACTTGTGAACGGCTGGATATTCAGTATATATTTAAGGCATCATTTGACAAAGCCAACCGAACTTCAGTAAATTCATACAGATCAGTAGGGTTGGACGAAGGGTTAAGCGTACTAGACAGGATTAGACGCGAATTTGACCTTCCAATAGTCACCGACATTCACGAGCCTAATCAGGCAAAACCTGTGAGTGACGTGGCGCAAGCATTGCAAATTCCGGCTTATTTATGCAGACAAACGGATTTATTGGTAGCAGCAGGAGAGACAGGTAAAACAGTGAAAATTAAACGTGGACAGTTTATGGCGCCAGAAGACATGCAGTATGCAGTCAACAAGGTCAAGTCTACAGGAAATGACAAGGTTTGCCTAACAGAAAGAGGGGCTTCTTTTGGTTACCACAATTTGGTTGTTGATATGAGAGCACTGCCAACTATGAGACAATATGCTCCCGTAATTTTTGATGTCACGCATAGCGTTCAGCAACCAGGTGGTGCTGGTGGAAGTTCTGGAGGTCAAAAAGAGTTTGCCCCGTACTTGGCTAGAGCGGCTGGCGCAGCAGGAGTTGATGGGTTCTTTATCGAGACGCACCCTGATCCAAAAGTTGCTTTAAGTGACGGACCAAATATGATTCCTCTGCATAAGATGAATGATTTTCTAACAATGAGTATGCAAGCCTTTGAACTAGGCCAAAAAGCTCAAAACTCAGTTGAATGA
- the serA gene encoding phosphoglycerate dehydrogenase, giving the protein MNQTTSEVQHFVIDFDSTFTKVEALDILGEISLENHPEKDKRLQLIKDVTDKGMAGEMSLRESLESRINILDAHQSHLDELVRRLSKLVSKSISRNQTFFEHNAANTFIVSNGFKEFIVPVVTQLGIRPEHVFANDFIFDDNGAIIDFNRENVLSSNGGKVKQIEQLSLKGNVHMIGDGYTDYEVRKAGAANTFYAYTENIERDSVKAHADHIAPSFDEILFHNNMSGALSYPKNRIKMLLLESVHPKALAKLKEDGFSVESYPAGLDEDELSEKIKGIRVLGIRSKTQVTAKVLDHADKLMAIGAFCIGTNQIDLEAALNKGVAVFNAPYSNTRSVVELAIAEIIMLMRGIPDKSKDMHQGKWSKTANSSYEIRGKKLGIIGYGNIGAQLSVLAENLGMNVFYYDIEERLALGNATKCNSLQELLELADVVSLHVDGRPENKNIFRKEHFEMMKDGAVFLNLARGPVVDIPALKEAVSSGKVRGTGVDVFPEEPKSNNDPFNSELIGLPNTILTPHIGGSTQEAQENIGDFVPGKIMDYINTGNTALSVNFPNLTLPPLENAHRLIHIHENKPGVLAEINNVLAAHEANIVGQYLKTNESIGYVITDIDKEYGKDLAKALKKIEHTIKFRVLY; this is encoded by the coding sequence ATGAATCAGACCACATCGGAAGTCCAGCATTTTGTAATTGATTTTGACAGTACATTCACCAAGGTTGAGGCCCTAGATATTCTTGGTGAAATCTCATTAGAAAACCATCCAGAAAAAGACAAACGCCTTCAGTTGATCAAAGATGTGACTGACAAGGGCATGGCTGGGGAAATGTCTCTAAGAGAATCCCTAGAATCAAGGATCAATATTCTTGATGCACACCAGTCTCACTTGGATGAATTAGTTAGGCGCTTGAGCAAATTGGTGTCAAAGTCGATTTCAAGAAATCAGACGTTTTTTGAGCACAATGCCGCCAATACCTTCATTGTTTCTAATGGATTCAAGGAATTTATCGTACCCGTGGTAACGCAACTCGGTATACGCCCTGAACATGTCTTTGCCAATGACTTCATCTTCGATGACAACGGTGCAATCATTGATTTTAATAGGGAAAATGTACTGTCCTCCAATGGAGGGAAAGTGAAACAAATAGAGCAGCTAAGCCTTAAGGGAAACGTCCATATGATTGGTGATGGTTACACCGATTATGAGGTAAGGAAAGCTGGTGCCGCCAATACTTTCTATGCCTATACAGAAAATATCGAACGGGACAGTGTGAAGGCGCATGCTGATCATATAGCCCCTAGTTTTGACGAAATACTATTCCATAATAATATGAGTGGAGCTTTATCATACCCAAAGAATCGAATCAAGATGCTCTTATTGGAGAGCGTTCACCCCAAAGCCTTAGCCAAACTAAAAGAGGATGGGTTTTCAGTGGAAAGCTATCCAGCGGGATTAGATGAGGATGAACTATCGGAAAAGATAAAGGGTATTCGAGTGCTCGGTATTAGATCGAAGACCCAAGTCACAGCAAAAGTCCTTGATCATGCCGATAAACTCATGGCAATTGGTGCCTTCTGCATTGGCACCAACCAAATTGACTTAGAGGCCGCATTAAATAAAGGTGTGGCAGTTTTTAACGCTCCATACAGTAATACTAGATCTGTCGTAGAACTTGCCATAGCGGAGATCATTATGCTAATGCGTGGCATCCCTGACAAGAGCAAGGATATGCATCAGGGCAAATGGTCTAAAACCGCCAATAGCAGTTATGAAATCCGAGGTAAGAAGCTTGGCATCATTGGTTATGGCAACATAGGTGCACAGCTTTCAGTACTGGCAGAGAACCTCGGGATGAATGTTTTCTACTATGACATTGAAGAACGTTTGGCACTGGGGAATGCTACAAAGTGTAACTCCCTTCAGGAACTTCTTGAACTGGCTGATGTAGTTTCCCTACATGTCGATGGAAGACCTGAAAACAAGAACATTTTCAGAAAAGAGCATTTCGAAATGATGAAAGATGGAGCCGTCTTTCTAAACCTTGCTAGAGGACCTGTGGTGGATATCCCTGCCCTTAAGGAAGCTGTCTCAAGTGGGAAAGTTAGAGGAACTGGTGTAGACGTATTCCCTGAGGAACCAAAGAGTAATAATGATCCGTTTAATTCTGAGTTAATTGGATTACCGAACACAATTTTAACACCACACATCGGTGGCAGTACTCAAGAAGCCCAAGAGAACATTGGTGACTTTGTTCCAGGCAAAATCATGGATTACATTAACACTGGCAACACTGCGCTTAGTGTTAACTTCCCTAATCTCACCCTGCCTCCTCTCGAAAATGCGCATAGACTCATTCACATTCATGAGAATAAACCAGGTGTATTGGCGGAGATTAATAATGTTTTGGCCGCACATGAAGCCAACATTGTGGGGCAATACCTGAAAACCAATGAGTCTATAGGCTATGTGATTACCGATATAGATAAGGAGTACGGCAAAGACCTGGCAAAAGCACTGAAGAAGATCGAACACACGATCAAATTCAGAGTCTTATACTAA